Proteins found in one Channa argus isolate prfri chromosome 7, Channa argus male v1.0, whole genome shotgun sequence genomic segment:
- the mfap5 gene encoding microfibril associated protein 5 gives MGSLSMVLLLCSFHALTAVAQAQQTESNTVAPTGGLPANCREEMYPCTRMYSVHKPIKRCIGQFCFYSLPRVYVINKEICMRTVCTHDEYLKAELCRELSGWPKRVERSSNRKRCLNRRSNTQTWANKP, from the exons ATGGGCAGTCTTTCAATGGTCCTGCTCCTATGCAGTTTCCACG CTCTCACAGCTGTAGCCCAAGCCCAGCAGACTG AGAGCAATACAGTGGCACCTACAGGCGGCTTGCCAGCCA ACTGTAGGGAAGAGATGTATCCTTGCACCAGGATGTACTCAGTTCACAAGCCCATCAAGAGATGTATTGGTCAATTTTGTTTCTACAG CCTTCCCCGTGTCTATGTGATCAACAAAGAGATTTGCATGAGGACAGTGTGTACGCACGATGAGTATCTGAAAG CTGAACTGTGCAGAGAGTTGTCTGGGTGGCCCAAACGTGTTGAAAGGTCATCTAACAGGAAGCGCTGTCTTAATCGCCGTAGCAACACCCAAACCTGGGCAAACAAGCCCTGA